The genomic stretch TTGTAGTTGATAGTTCAAACTCATGTTGTTCTATTCATTTTATATCAtcatgtccaattaattaacttgtgtCAAGAGTTTATAATGttaatgatttcttttttgaacTGCAGAAATCAATTGGATCTTCCTCCCCTATGATTCttgtaattaataaaatagacTCTGCTCCATCTGCTCGAACCAAATGGGTTGATAGGGATTGCAATTCTTTCACCAAGTATGTTTTTACATGTGCTATTACCGGCGAAGGAATACATGATTTGGAGTCTGCAATATCAGAAATTGTGGGTCTCAACAAGATTCCTGCAGGAGGACGCAGATGGTCTGTGAACCAGGTTAGCTACCTATTCCTATGTATGTGAATTCAAAACCTGAAACCCCACCCACCAACATccatttttctttacttttagTCCATATGTGGAGCTGTCAGCTGTGGCCAAAGGTAGAGTTGATCAGTATTGAGTATTTGATTCAATTCATGGTCTGGTTAATTTCTGATTGATCCATGTCATATTGTTGGTAATACATCAGAGGCAATGCGAGCAGCTTGTTTGGACCAAGGAAGCTCTTTCAAGGTTGAAATCATCAATAGAGGAGGAACTGCCTCTTGACTTTTGGACGATTGATTTGAGAGATGCTGCATTGGCCCTTGGGCAGATTAGTGGAGAAGACATCTCTGAAGAAGTTTTGTCCAACATATTTGGCAAGTTCTGTATTGGTAAATAGAGATAGCGGATGGGGATTTTCTTTGCAACCTCCTGTCCAAAGAGTAAGGGGGCAAGGAAATTGCAGAAAATTTGGTAGAGAGGTCTCCCTGTCTGAGCAAGGGAGGGCCCCATCAGGCCCCTCACATCCCCCTGCCCTATATGTGAAACATGATCTGAGATacgaaattttgtttttggttttttttttttttctaaaaataatttcggGTGTCTGATAGCATATAAGATCTTCACTGATGGTGACTGATAGCCATCTAAATGCTTACACAGATTATAACAATTATAGATGTTTGAATAGCACCAACCATATGATTGGGTATGTGCTGAGCACAGAGAGGTTTTGAACTTTTGTCTATTGCACCTTGAAATATGCATACAACCAACCATACACGTACAAGAGGTCATATATTACAAGGGGCTTTTTTGggtaattggatattctccaattaaTATCTGGCCAAATCACAAATTCAAAGGGTGTGGACTCTACTCCAATATGAAGGATCATCATACTAATATTGCAAAAATAAACAATGGGGGTGCAACCGACACCTGTTTCAGGACGGCAAGCGGTAGGTAATGacaaaagattaattaattggatgtTAGATATCAACAATAAGACGGTTTTTCCACTCAAATCCAACATCAAATCCACTTTAAATTTGATTCGTTTTTCAGAGAGTTAAAGATTCGTAAGCCAAAATGTGCTTCAAACTCAGAAGAGAACTAACCAGGGAAGAATTGAAGGAGAaggggaagagaaagaaagcaaagcaggccaaagagaaggagaaaagaaaaagagaagagagtgAGAggaaggaagaggaagagaggaagagaaagataaggagaagaagaaacagGCACAagaggagatgaagaagaaaaaagagaaggaaaagaagaaacacgAAGAAttgaagagaaaggaaagagagaagaaagagaaactgAAGCACAAGATGAAGTAGTAATGTTCAACGGGAAAAAATTTTTGAATTCTCTTTTTTAGTTGGAAAATAAAGATGGATTCTTGCTCGGCATAGCatattttctattcaatgaGGCTGCATGGTGGCCATTAAGAGTATTATAAACGCCATCTATTAGATATGGAAAATGTTGTAGCCGGAATTTGTGAAACCCCTTTGTTTTACTCGCACAAGGACGGATCCACTGTTGTATATGTTGTCACACGGTAAATATGTTATTGTGTAATAACATAACATTATGCacagtaaaatatatattttttctacatTTCACTTCAAATGGAAAGGATCGCACTCCTATGTGTTTTAAGGGATATACAGCAAAAAACTCTTACGATTCTCGCTGGCCCAAACTCAGCTTAAGCTTTGATAAAAATAGGGCTTAACTCAGCCCAGAAAAGTGAGCTCAACTTGGGCTGCACTTGAGCGCGAGAGGTCCAGAATCTTGACGAAATGCCCGACTCGGAAAGATGAGTCAAGAATCAATGAACCCAATAAGATTTTTGAAAGTgtgatcatcatttttttaaaaaagaaaagtcctTAAGAAATTGCCTTCATAATTTCATATACAGACTAATTAATAAGACAgttacaaaattatttaaatattagcTAATAAGGTAGATCAGCCATGCAGTAAACAAATGAACCTGCTTATAGCTACATCAACtagaaagaatagaaaaattgaCACTTTGAACCCTAACCAGGACAAGGAGCTCCTACCTTTGAAGGGTGACAATCACAATACCTCAAGTTATCAAGATTAACTGATTCAGGCAGCAACAGCACAAGCAAATTCTGAGATCAAAATCACCTGTGAAGCACAAATTTTTCATCCAAGCACCTTGCGAAGTTCATCAATTAATGGCGCACGTATCGTTGGCTCCACCTGCATTGGAATCAAATTATCACCTCAGTTTCCTTGTGATACAAACAAGAATGCTTTGGGAACAACAAGTGTTTTATTTAATGGCTTACCTTGCTTAGAAGTGCAGCAAGACCTTGAGGCAGGGCTTGCAAATCTGATATTGAGTCCCCAATACTTGTTAATTGAAGCAATACCTTCTGGACCTGCAGCTGCTTTAGTTTATCCACATAATTGCTTTGATTATCCTTCCACCTAAAGAAAGCTTCATCATCTACCCAAGCCTCTTCTCTTCCTTCAGCAATATTAGAGTCCAAAAACCAGTTCTTGATCAAGTCCATTGCAGATTGATGCGACAGTTGGTCACCAGAAGCATTTGTTACAGTCTTGATCAGCGACTCTTCAGCAATTCTCCTTCGCAATCTCCGGTAGAAGAAAGGACGAGAGTTAGCCCAGTCCACAACTTCTCTAATGACCCCTTTTGCAGCCATCCTCAGGGAAGTGTCATGTAGCTCAGCAAATTTGGTGGCTATCTGGGTGTACAAAGGCAGAAGCTGCTTCTCACGGGTTCGTATCTGCTGCTGCAAAGATTCAACCATCCCATGGTTCCCACTACTCCTGGCTTCCTGAAGTTTTGCCCTCAGATTGATCAGCTGTTGATCGAGTCTACCCATGCACTCTAGCAGCTCCTTTGTTCTAAACTTGATCTCGATCATTCCTTCTGGCTCAAGGACATTACCTTTAGCTGTTCGATCAGCATACATTTCAATATGATTTGAATTGATCCGACTATCCACAACCACCCATGCCCCGCCACGGAGCTCACCCATCATTGGGATGTATACAAAAACAGGCTGCTTGTACGTTCTAAGATTCTCAACAATGGTTGATCCAGCCTGAAGGATTCCTTCAAAAAGATCCCTCTGCCCACCTGAAAAGCCTCTCCAGTTGGCAAGAATGAAAAGTGGGAGCTCTTCTCtgttaaaatccaataaagctTGGGCCGTCTTAGTCGCAGAATCAGGAAACCATACCTGCCCAGCCTGAGGGACAACCCTCTCATGTGAATCAAGCTGGCCTGGGTCAGCTGGTATAACTTGCATGACCGTCTGTGTCTCAACGGCAACTATTCCTACAGGTATTCCTCCAAGCTTTGCCCTTCCTGTAACAACTGTTCTTGCCCAGCCTTCTAGTGTCTCAACAAAGCTGTCCTTATCAAAAAGGCCGCCCATCCACTTTCCACCATCATCCAAAGTGCCACAAATAGCACCACGAGGATCACATGAGTTTTCAGGGAGGTATGCAACAGGCCTTTCCGGAGGATCTGAGGGACTAAGAATGGGAAGTGCACCACCTATATAGGCAGGAATATAGCTTAGCCACTTCAAGATAGCTGATATACCTTCAAGATCATCTAAAACTGTTAGATGAACAACCCCATTAGTTGCCATAATTTTAGGTCCACCAAGTTGCATGTGGGAGCTGTATACTTCCCGGCCAAGAAGCTTGTTTAGTGCAGAGAAACCAGTTAGAATTATGGGCTGATCAAGCCTCTGTATGCACCGCATCCCAAGCCGAGCTAAATAAGCACCTATACCAACAGTCCTGCCAGTCACATATGTTAAGGTAAACGTTTCCTTGTATGCCCTTGAATATGCACCAGCAATGGCCCCACTTCCAGTTAAGTTCTCAACCCCCAAGCCGTCGTCCTTCCCCACAATTGTATCTATAACCCATCTGGTTTCCCCACTCACCAACTTCATTTCATGTGCTATTACAGAAGATCCAATCCGAGCATAATCCTCGGGGGTTAGATATACATATTGAAAACCACGCTCTGGGCTTGATTCATCAGACCAACCAACTTTAAAGCAGGCTTTGACTTCATCAGCTACCCCAATACGGGCACCAGAGTTTGCTGCCAAGTAAATTAATGGGAGTTTCTTAGTGCAAGCAAGATCAGTTACTGCAAGAAAGAATGCATCCTCTCTTGGGCCAAAAGAACCAGCTTTGAAGGTGACATCATTTGTTACCACCAGAATCGTCCTTCCAGAAGGGAACTCAGGAGTAGACATTTCCATGAACCAGGCTACCATGCCAACATCGTTGAGGGCAGGCGTCCGCTCCACAGGAACAAGAGGAGTACCCCAGGCACCTCTTTGGTCTGCAAATTTGAGCTCTGTGACTTTAAGTAGAACTTCATCCTTGGGTTTCTTGATACCTGGATACTGGAAAGCCCACGACTGTTCCAAGGCCGTCTTGAATGCCTGCAAGTAACATTTCCTCAGGTATACATATCTGAGCTGCTTCTCTATATCATTGCAATAAGGAGCAAGAGAGAGAGGACAAAGACACCAAATTTGTAATACATTAATGGCAGAGTGCTCACCAGTGGAAAATCATAGCAGTATGTGGTGTTGCTTCTCCTGGCCACAAGACGTTTCCTATCAAGCACTCCCAAAGGCTGATACTGTGCATTCACTGGTACACCATGCAGAGGACCCACACCAGAGAGTGAATGGTAGACCACTTTGCGTGTGCTGGTATCCTCTAGTTCTCGATATATCTAAATATTGTATCAAACAGTAACATAATGACAATTTAGAGCAACTCGTTAAATCAGGATATTAAATTAACATAGGATTTTATAACTtactaaatattaaattaaatcagGATATTAAATCTAAATACTGTGAATGCTGGGTTTGTAACCAGGTTTACTGTGACAAACATAAATTGCAAATGTTGTACATCAGTAACACTCAGTTGCTAAGGCATCCTCAGTATGTTACATAAGATCATACAAACCAACGTATGGGCTTCTAAAATTCTTACTAGTAATGCCAACCATAGATCTCTTCATCAATTACAATTTAATAGCTTATAGATAATTGATCCATCAGTAATGAAGTGGATGTTATTATTTTAGATCAAAGCAATTCGATGAATTACTCCAAGAAGTTCACACCAGAATAGTACTAGTTGATGAGAGTTACTTTAAACTTAAGGATCATGGACACCTGAGTTCAACCATCACCTATACCCATATGGGTCAGCTGCCAGTCTACTTTTGGGAACCAACCTCTATATACTTGGCATTGAAAAAGTTTTGGCTGGGTGGAATCTCGTCTTAAAAACTGTAAATGATAGTACATACTTACATGTACAGTGCAGGTGTGACCAGTCACATTTGTTACCACAACCCTCCAGGCACCATTCGCCTGTCCAGAAGATGTCATCCAAAGCTTCACTTCCCACTCACAAACACCTAATCTATGCATTCTAACACCAACAGACACGTGAATTTCATGTGCCAGTTCCTTCAAGATCGCGTCAACAGCACTTTCTTCTTGCTCAGCAGCTATGTCAACTCTCCTGGCAACAATATCTTAATTGTAAGACTCCAGAAAGGAAGTTCAAAATCTTATTCTAGAAGAAAAGACAATGAACGAGAAGATAGATATAGTTACTTTGGGTAAGGCACAAGATCGTCTATTTGCTGCTCGCGTACAATATAAAGGTACATATGGGCATGGTCAGATTTGACTTTAGTATTGTGTGCATTAAGTTCCAACTCCTCCATTGCAGCCATTAAGGACCTTAAAATGCTTCGTGAAGTAAAAGACATAGCCCATTGGATACGTGTTATTTCAGCCTCGAGACGCTGATATGCTGTAAGTCCTTCATTTGATGTGGACTGTCTTACAAGTGTTCTGAGGAACATCCTTGGGATAGGCAGTGGCTTGTCGACAACATTGTACAAGTGCCATTGACGGTCCCGAGATGGGGTATAATGTATATTTTCATAGCCTTTAAGCTTGTCCTGCATTGAAACAAATGTGATGATTTATCAGACCAAAGGTGAATGTGGAATTGTgtcttctctttaatttttaagcATATACAGAGGGCTGAACTATATAGTAACTAACCAATTCAAGGTAAATGGATAATGGAGGCTCCAGATGACGCAATAGAGGCTCCTCCTCGTAATAGAAATTTTCTGCTGACCAGTGGAAGGAGTGCCTCATAGGGGCTCGCCCTTCATCCCTCTGTATGATACAGCTTATTACCCCAACACCAGCAGTGCTTAGGCTAGAACCTACTTCTTGCTCTTTAAGTATTTTGGCTAACTTGTTAATTCTCTCTTGAGCCTGATCTTCATCACCACTGTAAAGCATCAAAGGATAATTCTGGTTAAGAAAGGGTATTGTTATAACTTAAGGTTCTAATCTATAGACTGAAAATCCAAAATTATGTCTACCTAGCGCATGTTTGAcataaagaaagaatgaaagaataAAGAGGATGAATGGGAAAGAACGAGATAAGAGGGAAACGGAAGGTGAAAAAATCCAAGCAACTGCTAGTTATCCAAATAGATTATATACGACGAATTCAACTCAAATTCAATGGGATCTTACCAGATTTCGACCTAATACTCAGTAATGGAAGCCCATAAATCCAAAATAAACTTTCAGCTTCAATGTACAcaaataaattactatttatcattTAAGGTAACAGATTTTAATGTGAGTACAAAGAGTGTCACACTACCTATCCTGAAGTAAACTCATCTGATTGTTGATGCCCACCAGCGAAATATGCATCATATTACCAAAGCTAGCTGGTTCTACTGATCCATTTGAAACTGTTTCTTGATGGTTATGGGGTGTTTCTCTCAGTGCAGCATTGATAATTGATGGAAGGAATTGAAGTGACTTGATAATAACCATGGCTCCCCATTTTCTCTCACTATGATTCTCAAGCACTGGTTTTTCAGACATTTGAAATTCCGTCCCATTCTTTCTCTCAATATGCCCCTCTAAAAACTCCCATGAAGCAATTAGACCAGATCTGTGCCACTGCATCCTTACACTCCCCTTCACAAGATAGGGCTGATGACAGATAGACAGAGTTAAACAAGGAAATCattgaaaaaaacaaactaaaaatcaGCAGCAAGTTACAAGAGCTTGAATCATACCTGGTACAGCCTACGAACATAAGTCTCCACAACCCGTCTTTGAAGGGTGTGATCACTGTGATCAAAGAGACCAACAAGGGCATCTTCAACTGCCAAAGGAGCACTCACAAGATCCTCCATTCTTTCATTAATGGCAATTTTCCTTTTGGGAGTATCCATACTTTCACCATCCTCGGTAAACATCTCTAGTTCAGAAAGACTTCTGGCGATGCTGGAACGAAGCTCACTCAGTTTAGTTTGTTCCAGCAGTTGACTTGCCTTGAGTGCCAACTGCATAAACAAATGGGGTATTAGGACTTCATTCAAATGTTAAAAGAAATTACTTTAGAAATTGGAAATTAACACCTATCGCAGCAAACTAAAGGAGAAGATAAAACAAGAGGAGAAAAACAACAAACCCTCTCCCCAAGGCGCACTAAGAACTGATTCTTTATAATCTAAAATGGTGAAGAATGGAGAACCAAATctaaaaaagttaatttttcatGCTTGAGTAACCATATGAAAAGCCCAACCTCAGAATAATTTGTATGGTTTAGTGCAGAGAATCGGATTAGTATATCTCTATACGCAGCTGGATTAGGATAAACCAGTTGTTCCATGAGTTGCAATATCAGCTTATTTTTACTCCTGACACCCTGCAAGAAAACAAATGCAATGTAGTACTCTCACAAATAATTTTATGTAATTCTAAAATAAACAAGGTAAGCCAGCTGAGCATCTTATAATTACTACCTGATGAGAAAGTACAATGTCCACAACCTTCAAAAGATCTTTGTTATATTGAAGTCGAAGACGTTCAATTACATCAGCCTGGACAAGACAGTTACAAATGAAACTTCTGATTAGCAAATAATGAAATAACGTTCAAGTTTGAGGAATCACACCAAAAGTTCCTGACACTTTTCGGCTTTATAGGAATGAATTATTAGTTAAGGGCTGAAGGAAAAGGCTTGAAGTACATGGATCAGTcttcaaacaaaatttaactATTGTGCTTCAATCAAACTTTAGAAAGGTTTCAAGATAACACgaaataaagttgtgaacacaagagagagaaaataaatataaggtTACAGATTGATggatagacaaaaaaaaaatagagagagagagagagagaaactaataACATTGTATTATAAATTGTCGAAGAGCATTGTTTTGGTTAATCTAGGAGATGTGATATACTATAGGGAGACACCAATTGAGGAGTTCCACATATAGACGGAAAACCAGAATACAATCAGACAATTCAAGTTGGGACATGACCCATAATAAATGCAGGCTCTTGAAGAGCAGAGGAAGAACACAACTAGAAGCattgaaattcaaattcaaatgctTCAATCGAACCAGGAATATTTACAGCAGGCCATATAAGATTGGTGTTAGATGTCCCAAATATCCAGCAAAAGATAAATGCATTATCATGTTAACATTGAAGAACAATTTGTGTCCCAAGCTGACAAACTTACCCGGATGTTGTCACTGAATAATTCTTCAACAGACAAATACCCTTCAAAAAGCGACTGAACAATAACACGGGCATGACTCTCTCTTCCACCCTCATAAGACTTAACAAGACTCATCAAAGGTTCAACAAGCCTTTCTTGCgctcctttttctttatcaGGACAGGAGGATAGATGGGCCTGCAGCAAAAGAAGCAAATAACCTTAGTGTTATAATtcatggaaaagaaaatgaacttaaaatgaggattttaaaatagaaaactcACTTCAAGAACGCCCCGTAATATTTTGGCAGGGAAATCAACATTCTGGGAGCTTGAGATCCCCTCGAActccttaaattttgattccaACTGATAAATTTACATAGGTGAAGATGACTCAGATTGCAATATTATTTTACAGTCACCATGTGAGAATAAAACTGGAGAGGAGACCTAGAAGATATTTATTACCCCACTCTTGAGATCTTTTGGGAGGCGGCTTTGCAGAACAGACAAGCACTCTTGCCATTGAAGGAAAGGGAGTTGAGGACTATCAAGGCAGTTGAGCAAGTTTTGCACTACCTGAGACAGTCATATTATTTGTAATATCAGTCTGTAGAGATAAGTAGCGATAACAGCCTACGAAATTAGATTACAGATTATTCCCACATATATCGGGCCAAAGCTCAGAATTCAAAGCATGTAGGAACTAATTATGGATTCAGAATATTGTTCAAGCTCTCTCTAAATCATGATggaaaaaggggggggggggggaagtgCTTACTTCATCTATGTTGTGCTCATAACCTGCAATAATCATTTGGGCTGCATTTAAACTTGCAGCACATTTCTGATGAACTTTCCCAGAAATTGCAGTTGGGGGCCCCAGGACTGGGAAGCTTCCATGGAAAGGTTCCGCTTTTCTTACAGCCGAAGGATCATCCAGATCAAGCCTAGCTATGAGTTCACCAGCCTACAAAATAGGTAGCTTATTTAACTTCTGTCTGAATTGATTATTACATACTTCTTGTGTTGGACATAGTTTACCTGCATTGCTTGACCTTCTGACATTTTAAAGTGGATAACTCCAGAAGCTGGTGAAAGAAGAGGCATACACATCTTCATAACTTCAACCTCTGCATACGGTGTGTCAGCATCAACATGACAACCATCCAAAACCAGATACCTCAGCAGCTTGCATGGTGTTTCTGCTACCAACTTGGATGGATCGTGATCATTCTGGATATAAACAAAGATTATCAATTTATCTCATCATGATGGGGAAAGAGATTAGAAACATAACACATGAAGGAAGAAGAGAATCATGGGCACCTGAAGTAAGCAAGTCCTTCCATCAATGAGAAGACGAGTTCCAGCTGCTTCTTCCTCTGCATATATGACATGACTGTTTCCATCCAACTGTTACAAAAATTGAAGCTACCGGTCACAGTCACGCACACAGTTACGAATTAAAAAGCTAGAAAGGAACCACACTGACATTAGATAATGATTTACACAAACAATCTTCTTAGCTTGTTATGAAACAATCTTCGTTCACCACAAAGAATACTAGAATAAGAGAATAGGTTTTGGCTCACAAGAAAGACATTTTGTCTTCAAGATATTGATGGGTTCAACATTGAACTGGATACGTGGTATCACTCCTATCTAGACAAGTTCTATCAGGTAAATGCCATTGTCAATTATTCACGCAAGAACCATAGATCTTCAAATACAGTACCGCTTCAATCAAGAGAAACCTTGTTACCCTAAGATTATACTCAATCATGAAAACCTGTCTAGCCTATTGTCTGCTGTGATGTACGGATGCATTTTAGAAACCTTGCCAAGTCCAAAACAAATTTACATGACATGTACAAATTTATAGAAACTGATAAATTACAGGAACATATTTGTGCAAAAGaaactataaatatatgtttcaAAGCCCAGCTATTAGGATCCACCCTGATTTTTCTGAGCACACCCATGTATACAATCTAAACATAAGCAGCTACAAGCAAGATAACAACGATCCATGTAGCAATAAGTCAAAAATGTTCAAAAGTAAAGCTTGCCTGCATCAATAAACCCCCATCACGTAAAGTATGTATCTCTGTTTCCATCTCTGACTCGTTCAGCCTCAACCTATAGCTTCCTGGTCCCCCCCTAATCATGTCAATCTAGAAACAGTTTTCCAACATGGGTTAGTGAAACATATTTATCAACCCTATGAACCAAAAGCCTGCAAAATTCTTGACACTCAGCAATGAAGCCCTTTACACTGTATTGACATCATTGAAACACATACTGTATATTTGCTTCCTTCAATGTTCAAGGACACTTGAGAGTGGACAAGGGATATATGCTGCAACAAGGATTTACAAATATTCACATTGATAAGAATTAATTTAACATGACGCTATAATTAGGAACCAACATAggttattatttaatttattaccTTGGGTGGGATTTGCCCCTTTTCAAGATAACCAACATAATCTGAAACAACAGCTGCACTGCTAGCAGATGCTTTCTGAGTTGGAAATGGTAGAAAACATAAGTAAAGTAATTCTAGTTCATAATACctctagaaattaaaaaaataataaaaataaaataaaataaaatagaacatGGTTGTGCTTACAAACAGAGCCCCTCCAACAACGGAGAGATACCAGGGAGGCCTTTCTGCTCTAACTCTCATTGCAATTCTACTATCCAACCAGCCGGTGTGGATTTTATTTTCTCTGTAATCTGAAGCCTGTACACCATTTGCACCACTCTTAGTTtgcatttatttctttctttttttccaaggATGGATAGGATTGGGTAGTCAACGAGTGAGAATTTTACATGCAAAAGATCAATCGTATAATCAACATTGGTACGAATCTCTCCCCGAATTTGAATCTCCTTTAGACCAAGCACCATATTTGCAATAGCTATAGCTCTGGACTCTCCAAATGCGAAAACATGTCCTGAGATGTGACTCAAGGATTTTAGCAATACACAAAATGACAAGCAATGATACATGCATTGGAATAGTTATGATCATGAGAATAGCCGCTGTTAAGAATTACAAATGTACAACACAAATGAATATCTCCATTAATAATAACGTTGATTCATACAGAAATTATAAGATTAATCAATCAATGAACAGCATTAAAAGTTATATGGGGAAACACTTTCAGCAGGTCCTTCGTAAAACAGGTTTTGAAAATCTTCTAAAGCTACTCAAGATCCGAGGATTGTAATAAACTTACCCAACATAgtggacttaaaaaaaaaaactaaagttgCTCGAGCAGACATTTTTGTCTAtcatattttgattatttacaCAATCCAAGTTATCATATATTTGCAGCATTCAGTAGTTCACGCTTACCAAACTGAGAATCTGAGAATTCATGAATTCCTCCTCCTGACTGCAAATCACAATGTCAATCACAATTCAGCCGGAGACTGTGAAGTTAAGTCCACAAACAATTAGAAAACAATAATTTACCTTAAC from Corylus avellana chromosome ca1, CavTom2PMs-1.0 encodes the following:
- the LOC132175998 gene encoding acetyl-CoA carboxylase 1; its protein translation is MSESQRSSATASVGRGDGYINGVVSIRSAATISAVDEFCYALGGKRPIHSILIANNGMAAVKFMRSVRTWAYETFGTEKAILLVAMATPEDMRINAEHIRIADKFVEVPGGTNNNNYANVQLIVELAEITHVDAVWPGWGHASEIPELPDALDAKGIIFLGPPATSMAALGDKIGSSLIAQAAEVPTLPWSGSHVKIPPESCLVTIPDDIYREACVYTTEEAIASCQVVGYPAMIKASWGGGGKGIRKVHNDDEVRALFKQVQGEVPGSPIFIMKVASQSRHLEVQLLCDQYGNVAALHSRDCSVQRRHQKIIEEGPITVAPLETVKKLEQAARRLAKSVNYVGAATVEYLYSMESGEYYFLELNPRLQVEHPVTEWIAEINLPAAQVAVGMGIPLWQIPEIRRFYGMEYGGGYDAWRKTSALATPFDFDKAQSTRPKGHCVAVRVTSEDPDDGFKPTSGKVQELSFKSKPNVWAYFSVKSGGGIHEFSDSQFGHVFAFGESRAIAIANMVLGLKEIQIRGEIRTNVDYTIDLLHASDYRENKIHTGWLDSRIAMRVRAERPPWYLSVVGGALFKASASSAAVVSDYVGYLEKGQIPPKHISLVHSQVSLNIEGSKYTIDMIRGGPGSYRLRLNESEMETEIHTLRDGGLLMQLDGNSHVIYAEEEAAGTRLLIDGRTCLLQNDHDPSKLVAETPCKLLRYLVLDGCHVDADTPYAEVEVMKMCMPLLSPASGVIHFKMSEGQAMQAGELIARLDLDDPSAVRKAEPFHGSFPVLGPPTAISGKVHQKCAASLNAAQMIIAGYEHNIDEVVQNLLNCLDSPQLPFLQWQECLSVLQSRLPKDLKSGLESKFKEFEGISSSQNVDFPAKILRGVLEAHLSSCPDKEKGAQERLVEPLMSLVKSYEGGRESHARVIVQSLFEGYLSVEELFSDNIRADVIERLRLQYNKDLLKVVDIVLSHQGVRSKNKLILQLMEQLVYPNPAAYRDILIRFSALNHTNYSELALKASQLLEQTKLSELRSSIARSLSELEMFTEDGESMDTPKRKIAINERMEDLVSAPLAVEDALVGLFDHSDHTLQRRVVETYVRRLYQPYLVKGSVRMQWHRSGLIASWEFLEGHIERKNGTEFQMSEKPVLENHSERKWGAMVIIKSLQFLPSIINAALRETPHNHQETVSNGSVEPASFGNMMHISLVGINNQMSLLQDSGDEDQAQERINKLAKILKEQEVGSSLSTAGVGVISCIIQRDEGRAPMRHSFHWSAENFYYEEEPLLRHLEPPLSIYLELDKLKGYENIHYTPSRDRQWHLYNVVDKPLPIPRMFLRTLVRQSTSNEGLTAYQRLEAEITRIQWAMSFTSRSILRSLMAAMEELELNAHNTKVKSDHAHMYLYIVREQQIDDLVPYPKRVDIAAEQEESAVDAILKELAHEIHVSVGVRMHRLGVCEWEVKLWMTSSGQANGAWRVVVTNVTGHTCTVHIYRELEDTSTRKVVYHSLSGVGPLHGVPVNAQYQPLGVLDRKRLVARRSNTTYCYDFPLAFKTALEQSWAFQYPGIKKPKDEVLLKVTELKFADQRGAWGTPLVPVERTPALNDVGMVAWFMEMSTPEFPSGRTILVVTNDVTFKAGSFGPREDAFFLAVTDLACTKKLPLIYLAANSGARIGVADEVKACFKVGWSDESSPERGFQYVYLTPEDYARIGSSVIAHEMKLVSGETRWVIDTIVGKDDGLGVENLTGSGAIAGAYSRAYKETFTLTYVTGRTVGIGAYLARLGMRCIQRLDQPIILTGFSALNKLLGREVYSSHMQLGGPKIMATNGVVHLTVLDDLEGISAILKWLSYIPAYIGGALPILSPSDPPERPVAYLPENSCDPRGAICGTLDDGGKWMGGLFDKDSFVETLEGWARTVVTGRAKLGGIPVGIVAVETQTVMQVIPADPGQLDSHERVVPQAGQVWFPDSATKTAQALLDFNREELPLFILANWRGFSGGQRDLFEGILQAGSTIVENLRTYKQPVFVYIPMMGELRGGAWVVVDSRINSNHIEMYADRTAKGNVLEPEGMIEIKFRTKELLECMGRLDQQLINLRAKLQEARSSGNHGMVESLQQQIRTREKQLLPLYTQIATKFAELHDTSLRMAAKGVIREVVDWANSRPFFYRRLRRRIAEESLIKTVTNASGDQLSHQSAMDLIKNWFLDSNIAEGREEAWVDDEAFFRWKDNQSNYVDKLKQLQVQKVLLQLTSIGDSISDLQALPQGLAALLSKVEPTIRAPLIDELRKVLG